A genomic window from Chlorobium phaeobacteroides DSM 266 includes:
- the recQ gene encoding DNA helicase RecQ: MTTDSLNPEKKRGCSDAALYETLRKVFGFRDFRPNQEMIVRTIIEKRDVFAVMPTGGGKSLCYQLPAVLLPGTCMVISPLIALMKDQVDGARANGIRAAFLNSSLAPEERTLVLRDLLSNSLDLLYVAPERFTLDQFQEMLKRVNISMAVIDEAHCISEWGHDFRPDYLSLSQLVTLFPDLPVAAFTATATHQVQRDILDKLALRNPFVVRASFDRANLYYDIRFKENASDQLVALLKQNSGKAGIIYRTSRKSVNETAALLKAKGFRVLPYHAGLGDDERKQNQEAFIRDEVDVIVATVAFGMGIDKSNIRFVIHADLPKSIENYYQETGRAGRDGEAARCTLLFSQSDIPKVRFFIDAMQDETERARALGAFSKVISFASTSVCRRKTLLDYFGETYPHDNCNSCDICLGTREVVDCSLEAQMLLSAIARTEERFGATHIVDIVTGSANKKIRDFGHDRLKTYGVGKGRDKKFWRQLIDELLAQKVIAKSEGLYPTIVLLPKAVQILKNEARVEIVRVLEKKSAKAGKQELSGSYDHELFDQLRELRKQIADEQGIPPYVVFSDRTLRDMASIFPENNEAMLSVSGVGEVKLDRYGRQFLNLINRYRSDHPERNALS; encoded by the coding sequence GTGACAACTGATTCACTCAACCCCGAAAAAAAGCGGGGCTGCTCTGATGCGGCGTTGTACGAGACCCTTCGAAAGGTTTTCGGATTCCGTGATTTTCGACCCAACCAGGAGATGATTGTCAGGACAATTATCGAAAAAAGGGATGTTTTTGCCGTCATGCCGACCGGGGGAGGAAAATCGCTCTGCTATCAACTTCCTGCCGTCCTTCTCCCTGGCACCTGCATGGTGATCAGCCCGCTTATTGCGCTTATGAAAGATCAGGTTGACGGCGCCAGGGCAAACGGAATACGTGCGGCCTTTCTCAACAGCTCGCTTGCTCCTGAAGAGCGCACTCTTGTTCTGCGCGATCTGCTTTCAAACTCACTCGATCTGCTCTATGTCGCGCCTGAACGGTTTACGCTCGACCAGTTCCAGGAGATGCTCAAAAGGGTCAATATCAGTATGGCCGTGATCGACGAAGCGCACTGCATATCGGAATGGGGCCACGATTTCCGGCCCGACTATCTTTCGCTCTCGCAACTCGTGACGCTCTTTCCCGATCTTCCTGTTGCGGCGTTTACGGCAACCGCAACCCACCAGGTGCAACGGGATATTCTCGATAAACTCGCCCTGCGCAACCCGTTTGTCGTAAGAGCATCGTTTGACCGCGCCAATCTCTACTACGACATCCGTTTCAAGGAAAATGCCAGCGATCAGCTTGTCGCCCTACTGAAACAAAACTCAGGGAAAGCCGGCATCATCTATCGCACCAGCCGCAAAAGCGTCAACGAGACCGCCGCGCTGCTGAAGGCAAAGGGGTTTCGGGTGCTCCCGTACCATGCCGGACTTGGCGATGATGAGCGGAAACAGAATCAGGAAGCTTTCATTCGCGATGAGGTTGATGTGATTGTGGCAACCGTTGCGTTCGGCATGGGTATCGACAAATCGAATATCCGCTTCGTCATTCATGCCGACCTTCCGAAAAGCATCGAAAACTACTACCAGGAAACCGGGCGAGCGGGGCGCGACGGCGAGGCCGCACGCTGCACGCTCCTGTTTTCGCAGAGCGATATTCCAAAAGTACGGTTCTTCATCGATGCAATGCAGGACGAAACTGAACGGGCAAGGGCACTCGGAGCTTTTTCGAAAGTCATCTCCTTTGCATCAACATCGGTTTGTCGAAGAAAAACCCTGCTTGACTATTTCGGCGAAACCTATCCGCATGACAACTGCAACTCCTGCGACATCTGCCTTGGTACGCGCGAAGTTGTCGACTGCTCGCTTGAGGCGCAGATGCTGCTTTCGGCCATAGCCCGTACCGAAGAGCGGTTCGGGGCTACGCATATTGTGGATATTGTCACCGGCAGCGCCAACAAAAAGATCCGGGACTTCGGCCATGATCGTCTCAAAACTTACGGAGTGGGCAAGGGGCGCGACAAGAAATTCTGGCGGCAGCTTATCGATGAACTTCTTGCACAAAAAGTTATCGCAAAATCGGAGGGCCTTTACCCGACAATCGTGCTCCTGCCAAAAGCTGTTCAGATTCTGAAAAATGAAGCGCGGGTGGAGATTGTCCGGGTTCTGGAAAAGAAGAGCGCAAAAGCAGGAAAACAGGAACTTTCAGGCTCATACGATCACGAGCTGTTCGATCAGCTCAGAGAGCTTCGCAAGCAGATTGCCGACGAGCAGGGAATACCTCCCTATGTTGTCTTTTCTGACCGCACGCTGCGCGATATGGCTTCGATTTTCCCGGAAAACAACGAGGCGATGCTCTCCGTTTCCGGAGTAGGCGAGGTCAAGCTGGATCGGTATGGGCGACAATTTCTCAACCTTATAAACCGGTACAGATCCGATCATCCCGAACGGAATGCCTTGAGTTGA
- a CDS encoding YbaY family lipoprotein — protein MIVSYILSLSEPLSLPSTALLRIEIRDTSLADAPSVTLAETQQTAEQVSGKTVVDGAIDLQKSFSPKATITLWAHLSLSGEKRIKKEDFITTRSYPITTIDENGQVLAELHPVSR, from the coding sequence ATGATCGTTTCTTACATCCTCTCGCTCTCCGAGCCGCTGTCACTTCCGTCAACAGCTCTCCTCCGTATCGAAATCAGGGATACCTCGCTGGCAGACGCCCCTTCGGTCACGCTTGCCGAAACGCAGCAAACAGCAGAGCAGGTTTCCGGAAAAACCGTCGTCGATGGAGCAATCGACCTTCAAAAGAGCTTTTCCCCAAAAGCGACGATAACGTTATGGGCACATCTTTCCCTGAGCGGCGAGAAGAGAATCAAAAAAGAGGATTTCATCACGACCAGATCATACCCCATCACAACAATCGACGAGAATGGCCAGGTTCTTGCCGAATTACACCCTGTGAGCCGTTGA
- a CDS encoding PqqD family peptide modification chaperone has protein sequence MIYHTSMHYPYFPFFLSKQDRDTFMASSPYGGFTVNKAGAAILEWSNGSRSMGEIVKKLQSRYVAESASIAAKTEQFIHDLAKKGYVLIKEKPMRWFDAPPPQTIFWEITSQCNLQCLHCVVSAGQSTEPDLSTARCFELLDEWAALGVEEITFSGGEPLLREDFFDLAAAAAKNNLSISLATNGTLVTREVAKKLKALNVDVQISLDGSTAEIYGRVRGRKEAFNDVVQGIRNTLAAGVNLTIGTVVTKNNIDDIPEILKFTERSGVPYFRLIPFVPSGRGKHNRDLELDPLQIQTVSRELVEQRDRWSFTILPLEFELTFSPPSGEQADLSRPSECGGATNYCTVTPSGEVLPCHYFEGVVADSLRNRSFRDIWRNSRFLNYFRSIEIGDIQGYCHGCDWLSECRGGCKAANFSRGDLFQSNCHCWVVKENHQ, from the coding sequence GTGATCTACCATACATCCATGCATTATCCCTATTTCCCGTTTTTTCTCAGCAAGCAGGATCGCGATACATTCATGGCCTCATCCCCCTATGGCGGGTTCACTGTGAATAAAGCCGGTGCAGCCATTCTTGAGTGGAGCAACGGAAGCCGCTCAATGGGTGAGATCGTAAAAAAGCTGCAAAGTCGTTATGTTGCTGAAAGCGCGTCGATTGCCGCAAAAACCGAACAATTTATCCATGATCTTGCCAAAAAGGGCTATGTCCTGATAAAAGAAAAACCCATGCGCTGGTTTGATGCGCCTCCTCCTCAAACCATATTCTGGGAGATTACCTCTCAATGCAATCTGCAATGCCTTCACTGTGTCGTCTCTGCCGGACAATCGACGGAGCCCGATCTTTCAACAGCCCGTTGTTTTGAATTACTTGATGAATGGGCCGCACTCGGTGTAGAGGAAATAACCTTCAGCGGAGGAGAGCCGCTGCTCAGGGAAGATTTTTTCGATCTGGCCGCTGCCGCTGCGAAAAACAACCTCAGCATCAGCCTTGCAACCAACGGCACCCTTGTTACCAGAGAGGTGGCAAAAAAGCTTAAGGCCCTCAATGTTGATGTGCAGATCAGCCTCGACGGATCGACAGCAGAAATTTACGGACGGGTACGCGGTCGTAAAGAAGCTTTCAATGATGTGGTACAGGGAATCAGGAATACGCTTGCCGCGGGAGTTAACCTTACCATAGGAACCGTTGTGACAAAAAACAATATTGATGACATACCCGAAATCCTGAAGTTTACAGAGCGTTCCGGCGTCCCTTATTTCCGTCTGATTCCCTTTGTGCCTTCCGGCCGAGGTAAACATAACCGGGATCTTGAACTCGATCCGCTCCAGATACAAACAGTTTCAAGAGAACTTGTCGAACAGCGGGATCGCTGGTCGTTTACCATTCTTCCTCTGGAATTTGAGCTGACCTTTTCGCCCCCGTCAGGTGAACAGGCCGATCTTTCAAGGCCAAGCGAATGCGGAGGAGCCACCAATTACTGCACCGTCACTCCATCGGGAGAGGTACTGCCCTGTCATTATTTTGAAGGGGTCGTTGCCGATTCATTGCGAAACCGGTCATTCCGCGATATCTGGAGAAACTCCCGCTTTCTCAACTATTTCCGCAGTATCGAAATTGGCGATATCCAGGGGTATTGCCATGGGTGCGACTGGCTCTCCGAATGCCGGGGGGGATGCAAAGCAGCCAATTTCAGCCGTGGCGATCTCTTTCAATCAAACTGCCACTGCTGGGTTGTCAAAGAAAATCACCAATAA
- the legP gene encoding Dot/Icm T4SS effector Zinc-dependent metalloprotease LegP, with amino-acid sequence MARKKNGNTPQEYGEFSPSGKLRTAIIEGNTFGYKSVQYTDVDGMAMFEGDIILGKVADVDSKTEQRKREIQQGVTLRGITITGAKYRWPNCKVPYTIDTALPNQSRVTDAIAHWEAKTKFRFILRTNANASSYPDWVTFRSGSGCSSYVGKQGGQQYINLASGCSKGNTIHEIGHTIGLWHEHSREDRNAFVTIHWDKIIAGYEHNFNQQISDGDDVGAYDYGSIMHYPRTAFSTDGSETITPTDPSASIGQRTALSAGDIAAANSLCPTVSLCPAAPKTCPGAPIQVCPVSPKLVCPPGIKLACPPGIKQLCPPGIKQSCPSAPIQVICPPGIKLACPPGIKVTCPPVPKIPICPPSPVPGCAAGPTNKPWVGPEGYTTTYRLDPASGAYYSDEAPPPGMNQMPPVVININFHGYQPPSIQSDYAQYDPSAYENQDWTATEYPDPGEEADDSITNEESEAPEDFNPECSE; translated from the coding sequence ATGGCGCGTAAAAAAAACGGAAACACTCCACAGGAGTATGGCGAATTCTCTCCATCAGGTAAGCTGCGTACCGCTATTATCGAGGGGAATACGTTTGGGTACAAGTCGGTTCAGTATACTGACGTTGATGGAATGGCCATGTTTGAAGGGGACATCATTCTCGGCAAGGTTGCCGATGTCGACAGCAAAACCGAGCAGCGCAAACGGGAGATACAGCAGGGGGTTACGCTGCGGGGCATTACCATTACAGGAGCCAAGTACCGATGGCCGAACTGTAAAGTCCCCTACACCATCGATACGGCTCTGCCTAATCAGAGCAGAGTAACCGATGCCATAGCCCACTGGGAGGCAAAAACAAAGTTCCGGTTTATTCTTCGAACAAATGCCAATGCGTCAAGTTATCCTGACTGGGTAACATTCAGATCGGGTTCCGGCTGCAGCTCCTATGTCGGGAAACAGGGCGGCCAGCAATACATTAATCTTGCCTCGGGATGCTCGAAAGGCAATACCATTCATGAAATCGGCCATACCATAGGGCTTTGGCACGAACACAGCCGTGAAGACCGGAACGCATTTGTCACCATTCACTGGGATAAAATCATCGCAGGGTATGAACACAATTTCAATCAGCAGATAAGCGATGGTGATGATGTCGGCGCTTATGACTACGGATCCATTATGCACTATCCGAGAACCGCCTTTTCAACTGACGGCTCGGAAACCATCACCCCGACCGATCCGTCCGCATCGATAGGCCAGAGAACTGCTCTCAGCGCCGGTGACATTGCGGCAGCAAACTCTCTCTGCCCGACCGTTTCGCTCTGTCCCGCAGCGCCGAAAACCTGTCCCGGTGCACCGATACAGGTTTGCCCTGTTTCACCGAAACTCGTATGTCCTCCGGGAATAAAGCTCGCCTGTCCTCCGGGAATAAAACAACTTTGTCCTCCGGGAATAAAACAAAGTTGTCCCTCAGCACCAATTCAGGTTATCTGTCCGCCAGGGATAAAACTCGCTTGTCCTCCGGGAATAAAAGTCACTTGTCCTCCTGTGCCGAAAATACCGATCTGCCCACCGTCACCGGTTCCGGGATGTGCTGCCGGCCCGACAAACAAACCGTGGGTCGGACCGGAGGGGTACACAACAACCTATCGGCTTGATCCTGCGTCCGGAGCTTACTACAGCGATGAGGCCCCTCCTCCAGGCATGAATCAGATGCCTCCGGTTGTCATCAACATTAATTTTCACGGTTATCAACCTCCTTCCATTCAATCGGATTATGCACAATACGACCCCTCCGCCTATGAAAATCAGGACTGGACAGCAACGGAGTATCCTGATCCCGGAGAGGAAGCTGATGATTCGATAACAAACGAAGAGAGCGAAGCACCGGAAGATTTCAATCCTGAATGTTCGGAGTAA